The nucleotide sequence CAGCTCGGATTCAGGCATCAAGTAGGGAAGCGGCTGGCCGTTTTCATCGTTTTTGTAGTAGACAGGTACGGGTTCGCCCCAGTAGCGCTGCCGACTGAATACGGCATCACGGAGCCGGTAGTTGACTTTTCCTTTTCCGATGTTACGCTCTTCCATCCATTGAATCAAAACCGGGGTAGCTTCGGCGTACGACAAGCTGTTGATGATGCCGGAATTGATGTACCTACCCTCTTTGGTGGGGTCGGCTTCAGTTTCAATATTCTGCTGCCCGTCCAGAATCGGAATGATCGGCAAGCCGAAGTGCGTGGCAAAATTCCAGTCGCGCTGATCGCCTGAAGGTACCGCCATCACCGCGCCCGTCCCGTAGCCCGCCAGCACGTAGTCGGCGATGTAGATAGGTACCTTTTGGTCGTTGAACGGATTGATGGCGTACGCGCCGGTGAAAGCGCCGGAAACGGTTTTGACGTCTGATACGCGGTCGAGTTCGGAACGTTTTTTGGTACTTTCTATATAATCTTTAATTTCCGCCTTCTGCGCTTCGGTCGTAATCTGATCGACCAGTTCATGCTCAGGAGCCAGCACCATGAAGGTCACGCCGTAGATGGTATCCACGCGGGTCGTGAAAACTTCGATGGTGCGGTCGGGGTACCCTTCCACCCCGAATTTGACCATCGCGCCCACTGATCGGCCGATCCAGTTGCGCTGCTGTTCTTTGAGCGATTCCGTCCAGTCGATCGTATCCAAGCCGTCCAACAGTCGCTGCGCGTAGGCCGTGATGCGCATCATCCACTGGCGCATGAGTTTCTGCTCCACCGGAAAACCGCCGCGCTCCGAAACGCCGTCTTTCACTTCGTCATTGGAAAGTACCGAGCCCAGCCCGGCGCACCAGTTCACGGTGGCGTCGGCCACGTAGGTCAGGCGGTACTTAAGCGTCATTCGGTATTGTTCGTCCGCACTCATGGCCTTCCACTCGGCGGCCGTAAACAGTGGCGTATCTTCGTCACAGGGCGCATCGACCCGTCCGTTGCCCCGGTGACCAAACTCCTGTGTCAGGGTACCTATTGGTTCAGCCCGGTCGGTTTTGTTATTGTACCAGCTGTTAAACAACTCTCCAAAAATCCACTGCGTCCACTTGTAATAAGCCGGATCGGAGGTACGTACCTCCCTACTCCAGTCGTAGCTGAACCCTAAATTCTTTAATTGCTCGATGTAGCGGGTAATATTTTGCTCGGTCGTCAGGGCCGGATGTTGGCCCGTCTGGATGGCGTACTGCTCAGCAGGTAGCCCGAAGCTATCGAACCCCATGGGATGCAATACGTTAAAGCCTTTGAGACGCTTATAGCGTGAATAAATATCCGAGGCGATGTACCCCAGCGGATGTCCCACGTGCAAGCCCGCCCCCGACGGATAGGGGAACATGTCCAAAACGTAATACTTGGGTTTGGAGGGATCGATGACGACGCGATTGGTATGCTGCTCGTCCCAGAATTGTTGCCATTTTTGTTCAATTACGCGGTGGTTGTACTCGCTCATTCTGCTAATGGATTGATGTTAACGGGATTCAAGGTCGTGGGGTAGCCCGGAACGACGGCGCAAAATTAGCGTTTTCACCCGTGGTACCGGTGTTTCTTCCATAAAAGCCCGGCAAAAAAGTGGTTTCAGTGCCAAAATACTTCATAGAGGAAGCTTCTGCCCTCGCGTCATTCCTTGTTTTTCCGGTTCAATTGCGAATAGTAAAAACTACCTGA is from Salmonirosea aquatica and encodes:
- the leuS gene encoding leucine--tRNA ligase: MSEYNHRVIEQKWQQFWDEQHTNRVVIDPSKPKYYVLDMFPYPSGAGLHVGHPLGYIASDIYSRYKRLKGFNVLHPMGFDSFGLPAEQYAIQTGQHPALTTEQNITRYIEQLKNLGFSYDWSREVRTSDPAYYKWTQWIFGELFNSWYNNKTDRAEPIGTLTQEFGHRGNGRVDAPCDEDTPLFTAAEWKAMSADEQYRMTLKYRLTYVADATVNWCAGLGSVLSNDEVKDGVSERGGFPVEQKLMRQWMMRITAYAQRLLDGLDTIDWTESLKEQQRNWIGRSVGAMVKFGVEGYPDRTIEVFTTRVDTIYGVTFMVLAPEHELVDQITTEAQKAEIKDYIESTKKRSELDRVSDVKTVSGAFTGAYAINPFNDQKVPIYIADYVLAGYGTGAVMAVPSGDQRDWNFATHFGLPIIPILDGQQNIETEADPTKEGRYINSGIINSLSYAEATPVLIQWMEERNIGKGKVNYRLRDAVFSRQRYWGEPVPVYYKNDENGQPLPYLMPESELPLELPSVDKYLPTETGEPPLGRAEDWKYHGKYDYELSTMPGWAGSSWYWYRYMDAHNSHEFASPEAIDYWRDVDLYLGGTEHATGHLLYSRFWNKFLKDRGYVPEEEPFKKLINQGMIQGRSSFVYRVKGDDYSKPVFVSAGLRAQYEVSALHVDVNIVENDVLDIEKFKATRPDIAGEGAEFILEEGRYLCGVEVEKMSKSKFNVVNPDDIVERYGADTLRLYEMFLGPLEQAKPWNTNGIDGTYRFIRKFWRLFYNDAGQWLVKDEVPTKEELKVLHKTIKKVQEDIESFSFNTAVSAFMVCVNELGTLKCFKKSILTELVVLLSPYAPHITEELYAALGNEPGTLTKATFPVWQQEYVTDDVFEYPIQINGKVRATLSFALDTPPAEVEKAVLANEIVQKWLDGKAPKKVIVVPKRIVNVVL